In Cicer arietinum cultivar CDC Frontier isolate Library 1 chromosome 7, Cicar.CDCFrontier_v2.0, whole genome shotgun sequence, the genomic window ttaattgtattcCTGTACTATTTTTTTGTCACGTTTCCTTCACTTCATGAATTAACGAAGATATTGTGGGGATGACTACAGTTCGATACAAAACAAACTTTTAAGAATTGATGAAGAATTTTAGTTCAAcaaaccaaaatttataaagatACTGTGTAGAGTCGTTGGAGTGCCAAAGACTAAAAacagtatattttttttcacgTTTAATTCAATTCGTATTTTACGGAgagactaaaatataatatttgttcttAAATTTTAGTTGTGGCAAATGTTGATATggttatattttgaatttgatctCGAGACAGAGAACATCGCTTTTGTTTGTGAGTTTATGTTGagattttttatcttttctatgaaaaaaaaaatcaatttttttgtttaaaaaaatttcaaaatagaacCTAAAAgtgaatataattattttagataaacttaaaatattgtGTGATTTTAAATACTATAAACCAAGTAATTAATGAACATTGGTTGAAGACGAGCCTTTAACTTGAACAAATTTTAATCGAAGTTTACTTATCTTAAAAATCGTAATTAATATCGTTCTAGTACTAAGGGACACATATGTACTGTGTCTTGGGAAAGATTTGAAACCCAAAAGTGCAAATATGTCTgcttaatataaatttttcataattttagaaACAAAACCTGACAAAATGTCCTTTTTATTCATTATATGCTGTTACAAAATATGTCTATGACTATGCTGATTGACAAATTGTAAGTATCTTTCTTCACTTAAACAAAACATGTGCTGAGATTATGCTGTTATCTATAATGATCATAAAATATGATGTAACATAAAACTAGTAACAAAACAAGAAACTAAATCAGTAAATATAATGGCTTCCAAGAACAAGGATTTACACATTAATTAATACTTTGATTAACCTGAGAGATCATCTCCACCAAATCCAACTCCTTCTTAACTTCAATCCCTGTCTCAAATTGATGCTCAACAACATTAACAACTTGCATGCTTCCCTTATTATCACATTGTTTTTCATCAAAACCTTTCTCACCATCCAAAGTAGGAACACTCGACATATCATCTAGCAAAGAATCAATACCACACCCTTCTTCAAACAAATTATCATCCAAACAAAAATCATTTAACTCATAGTTTGGCACCGATCGGTCGTTAGGacaaaattgatttgtaatGTGTAGCTGAGGAGGAACCTGTGCTGCTTTGCTTGTGCTTGTGCTTGTGCTTGTGAAAGTATTTGTAATTTTCTTGGCATTGACAGAAGATCTTTTTCTAAAGTCTCTTGGTGGATTTTGGTCTAAGTTCAAGCTTTTGATATATTCCTGCAGAAGAGTGCTTCTAGGATACTTTGATCTACATTTTCTTTTGGAATATTGCCTTCTCTTTGTTGCATTCCAATGGTTTTTTATTGAGTTTTCAGTTCTTCCTGGCAATCTCTTTGCAATCTCTGCCCATTTATTCCCTATCTCTGTATGAGCTTGGATCAATATTTTATCCTCTTCATCAGTCCATATGTCCTTctgcaaaaataaaaacatagattaaaatttaatagtcAAATTCATATTCTGTATTTTTGGAGGATTGACTCAAGTGAAAACGGAAGTGATTATTAGTAATTGTAAACAAAGGTAGGATGCATTATGCATATATCAAGTAAAAATATTACCTTATATTATATGAGAGTTAAGAGGAACaaatttgaaatattgaaaGTATAGACTCAATTAATTTATACTATATAAATGTGTGACAAATAAAGTGGAACCTTAATGTCAGGCCTTAAATGGTTGTGCCATCTTTCTCTGCATTGTTTCCCAATTCTTCCAGGCAACTTTTGAGCAATATGAGACCACTTCCTCATTCCATATTGTTCCACAAGTTGAATCAACAATCTGTTTAAGGAAATCATTCAAATCAAAGCATATATGTGTTTTCATATCAAagtcaatatattaaaaaatgtgacAAACTTAAA contains:
- the LOC101505922 gene encoding transcription factor MYB98-like, with the protein product MFPSVSVSTPNSLMVLDTNLRENYASQPIHLQENYLLKPRMKDEQLPFVAPNSSQCFLQDFNHIDQFHPVHGSSSSNQVFGVQTQNFDPFDNAACAQTDFEVYDGNNKSFAENNGSGHAHLIDNFQYDGYSLNIPRRNIQVDMMVENHSYFPFNNPSETKPLNYVVPDDEVSSIAPTNYYQRAGLNRNNRLSPTTRRAFKARKKSNIVKGQWTVDEDRLLIQLVEQYGMRKWSHIAQKLPGRIGKQCRERWHNHLRPDIKKDIWTDEEDKILIQAHTEIGNKWAEIAKRLPGRTENSIKNHWNATKRRQYSKRKCRSKYPRSTLLQEYIKSLNLDQNPPRDFRKRSSVNAKKITNTFTSTSTSTSKAAQVPPQLHITNQFCPNDRSVPNYELNDFCLDDNLFEEGCGIDSLLDDMSSVPTLDGEKGFDEKQCDNKGSMQVVNVVEHQFETGIEVKKELDLVEMISQVNQSIN